The Natronogracilivirga saccharolytica genome includes a window with the following:
- a CDS encoding NACHT domain-containing protein: MPTPEPYLELLREYVRKKSSLSSVYHKECEVLSEEIQRTTGNTISSSTLKRFFRLVSSSSKPSSFTLDVLSQFAGFDHFDHFCSQAGKPGKHNKSGGESAETVPKDVTSPEFIDRLQEEIRCELDYSCICNDKQELLLHREFIINDMYRFLRNSGKRIYPLIAPGGYGKTVLMQLFYCDFKNRKPDNTLVIFTSASAIFEIVTSRTGLREVLKHFVPSLQYRPEALDHLLVTPDYKIVLMIDGLDEAGSDQSDVFAFFKGAVQLMQESCRYPEVSIIFSKRTESWLNCTGYMPGFRPDDYWYLRPGTFGSDEDSNTVPPLSVDESRKLWNKLNRKLSASARSEISEDVLSLTGIPYQLSLLHRITCRTNIDAVTSQDVFGTYIQHLMYDTPHSIGIRSLFREFIKACNYGASSARVDLSSLQDVISRHPGAWEELLGREIFLIEEYSGNGMYRRREVLFSHQKLFETAVAVEWYGEGIRSVRDLHELVDKLRDKTAGIGVMEQVAWAIMRNHRMDLLTGLFESSLTTADKVMLSRSMFDLWQSEEEWLEQYIDELAANQSIRWYYFENLTVTDDLPGFFGRALEAYERHSESVQDLLYANSLLAVRAFLAMDFKTFQAHIAYMDTLPKNEDIHLYPLIRYWSYRSLLHWLMGDDPGYSLSKVDELMGASRDESRFNTNHSRTSEKRDRRIPLYLHNPALWLMDRKEDIAMHYHDFQESEKEDLLQQSKRDIRMFTLLYFLFYSGVIPEPSLKTSEGHRLFITNGNLPEANINQCLRLLIMADWHLSKKQPDTACRYLSEVAAIAKNHHFVIFHKLAEYKIALTQEDARKQRIYEKEWAASGFGRIIGLNSAAIHS, translated from the coding sequence ATGCCGACGCCGGAACCCTATCTGGAGCTGCTTAGAGAGTATGTTCGGAAAAAAAGCTCTCTGTCTTCAGTATATCATAAAGAGTGCGAAGTACTTTCTGAGGAGATTCAAAGGACTACCGGAAACACTATAAGCAGCAGTACGTTAAAGCGATTTTTCCGGCTCGTATCCTCCTCCAGCAAACCTTCGTCCTTTACCCTTGATGTCCTTTCACAGTTTGCCGGTTTTGACCATTTTGATCATTTTTGCAGCCAGGCCGGCAAACCGGGAAAGCATAATAAATCCGGTGGCGAATCCGCCGAAACCGTTCCGAAAGACGTGACATCTCCGGAATTTATTGACCGCTTGCAGGAAGAGATTCGTTGCGAACTGGATTACAGCTGCATTTGCAATGATAAGCAGGAGTTGCTGCTGCACCGGGAGTTTATCATCAATGATATGTATCGCTTTTTACGGAACAGCGGCAAGCGCATTTATCCGCTTATTGCGCCGGGAGGGTACGGAAAAACCGTACTTATGCAGCTTTTCTATTGTGACTTCAAAAACCGGAAGCCGGATAATACCCTTGTCATCTTCACTTCCGCATCGGCTATTTTTGAAATTGTGACTTCACGAACCGGCCTGCGCGAAGTCCTAAAACATTTTGTCCCGTCACTGCAGTACCGGCCGGAGGCTCTTGATCACCTGCTTGTCACGCCTGATTATAAAATAGTGCTGATGATTGACGGACTGGATGAAGCGGGCAGCGACCAGTCAGATGTGTTTGCTTTTTTCAAGGGTGCCGTGCAGCTTATGCAGGAAAGCTGCCGGTATCCTGAAGTCAGTATCATTTTTTCGAAAAGGACGGAATCATGGCTGAACTGCACCGGTTATATGCCGGGCTTCAGACCTGACGATTACTGGTATCTGCGGCCGGGCACATTCGGATCTGATGAAGACAGCAACACGGTGCCTCCGCTGAGTGTTGATGAATCCCGAAAGCTTTGGAACAAACTCAACCGGAAACTGTCGGCATCGGCCCGGTCTGAGATAAGCGAAGATGTGCTGAGCCTGACCGGAATTCCATACCAGCTCAGCTTGCTGCATCGCATTACATGCCGGACCAACATTGATGCTGTTACGTCCCAGGACGTATTTGGCACCTATATTCAGCATCTTATGTACGATACTCCCCATAGTATCGGTATCAGATCGCTGTTCCGTGAATTCATAAAGGCATGTAATTACGGTGCGTCTTCTGCAAGGGTTGATCTTTCATCACTTCAGGACGTTATCAGCCGGCACCCCGGCGCCTGGGAGGAGCTTCTGGGCCGCGAAATTTTTCTTATAGAGGAGTATTCAGGCAACGGCATGTACCGCAGGCGCGAAGTCCTTTTCAGCCATCAGAAACTGTTTGAGACCGCTGTTGCTGTGGAATGGTACGGCGAAGGCATCCGCAGCGTCCGGGATCTTCATGAACTCGTTGACAAGCTGAGGGATAAAACGGCAGGAATCGGGGTCATGGAACAGGTTGCCTGGGCTATTATGCGCAACCACCGCATGGACCTGCTGACCGGCCTGTTTGAAAGCAGTCTGACCACAGCCGACAAGGTTATGCTCAGCAGATCCATGTTTGACCTTTGGCAGTCAGAAGAAGAGTGGCTGGAACAGTATATTGACGAGTTGGCCGCCAATCAGTCCATCCGCTGGTATTATTTTGAAAACCTGACCGTTACGGATGACCTCCCGGGATTTTTCGGCCGGGCTCTGGAAGCATATGAACGGCATTCGGAATCCGTTCAGGATTTGCTGTATGCAAACAGCCTGCTTGCTGTCAGGGCATTCCTGGCCATGGATTTCAAGACATTTCAAGCGCATATTGCGTATATGGACACCCTGCCAAAGAATGAGGACATCCATCTGTATCCGCTCATCCGATACTGGTCGTACCGAAGTTTGCTGCACTGGCTGATGGGTGATGATCCCGGTTATTCCTTATCCAAAGTCGATGAGCTTATGGGTGCCAGCCGGGATGAATCGCGCTTCAACACTAATCATTCACGCACTTCAGAGAAGCGTGACCGGCGCATACCGCTCTATCTTCACAACCCGGCACTATGGCTGATGGACAGGAAAGAGGATATTGCAATGCACTATCACGATTTTCAGGAATCAGAAAAGGAAGACCTGCTTCAGCAGTCTAAAAGGGATATCCGTATGTTTACCCTGCTTTATTTTCTTTTCTACAGCGGTGTCATACCGGAGCCATCACTTAAAACCAGTGAAGGACACAGACTTTTTATCACAAACGGGAACCTGCCGGAAGCAAACATCAACCAATGCCTGCGGCTGCTGATCATGGCAGACTGGCACCTTTCAAAAAAGCAGCCGGATACCGCCTGCAGGTATCTGAGCGAAGTCGCCGCCATTGCAAAAAATCACCATTTTGTAATTTTTCACAAGCTTGCCGAATACAAAATAGCATTAACTCAAGAAGACGCCCGCAAGCAGAGAATATATGAGAAAGAGTGGGCAGCGTCCGGTTTCGGCCGGATCATAGGGTTAAACAGTGCTGCAATTCATTCCTGA